The Maylandia zebra isolate NMK-2024a linkage group LG7, Mzebra_GT3a, whole genome shotgun sequence genome contains a region encoding:
- the otogl gene encoding otogelin-like protein isoform X3 — MNLKWTVKRFLLMSFSVSHLLLLEGVQSRLSVAEGRPQRRANALRRKRDLLGEETYRPLLSEGTLSRSILHNYTARDSSSEYCGCLNGGWCQEGGVCDCAQFQALGDRCQIIPNQGQDRDGICRSWGQHHYETFDGIYFYFPGTCSYILAQDCHSTTPQYTVWVHNSRVCEGSVYLCPRALSLFFPNEEEIHISGYRVHQGGRRLSLPQTVGGVFIERLADYLLVKSVFGFSLAWDGGSGVYLKMSEEHQGAPCGLCGNFNNVAGDDLTTARGIRTDEPALFANSWAVDLAHERACPSVDLDFSGPCQSESDMDDAIEKCSALLFFPFLSCHENIDPNPFVASCVSDLCVSDDEETFCRALVEYTRACSHVGYPVREWRDSFPSCNDGCEESFVYRDCISCCPPTCTFEKECLGTNLHCLDGCYCPDGLILQNGTCIAASQCPCVYHGTSYVQGQVLQQGCSVCVCMGGVWNCTENNCTVECSVVGDVFVTTFDGRMFLQPGACQYVLAKSRSSSRFTITLQYTTCAEQQVCIQSVTVVLDEDVSRQITLTREGEVIIGVNPAPALPYVDDAVEVRKLTSVFTQLKTGIGFRLHYDGRGGRVYVQLDSQWRGQTLGLCGTYNGNLRDDFLSPAGMIEGTPQLHASAWKVSSACVAPVNLPITDPCEMNQHNVFYASQCEVLLGTVFAPCHGYISPNIYQQQCRYQACRCGSSCLCTALAHYAYLCSKHGVNINFRSQVSECGVVCLGGMMYHSCVSSCGRSCRAMSSNETCTPDDCAEGCGCPDGSFYDDVRQRCVQLSQCHCYSMGGVSQPGEVTFSASGPCLCRNGKMECVPEEKEPDSIEVGECPEGKVYHSCTEQRGGVACAPTCRNLMLNLTCPPSTPCIPGCVCPSGLVLHQGECYYPENCPCSWLGLEYLPGETVETPCYKCVCHRGYFNCSYSPCPAVCTVYSDRHYHTFDGLEYDYHSDCQVYLLKSAGETEVSIVAQNKDCYESGIVCMKILVIHVGLTKIYFTDNSGNLSPSTVVGRGSEFELWKAGYYTVIHFSNQDLTILWDRKTTVHIRAGPQWKGLLSGLCGNFDSVTANDMTTSSHMEVSNAQTFGDSWALGQCESDYVLERPCEGDLGRQPYAKRECALLYSDVFAPCHNVVDVAWFYRNCLTDTCNCNRGGDCECLCTSIAAYAYKCCQQGVTIHWRSPSVCPYDCEYYNQELGDGPFSLVSAVYKDTMFGVNRTSSSVFPLVRERPGQLPAPGLLFNFMITAGLQKDRTSRVPMVSLESAERPNYFLVVSGRSRLQLEQWSRGVEFSRRATFIQHQGLILPGHTSFELVAQPGVFLTLTRTAARAQRYDTSQGFKASSSFTLEESTFVIPYRMMCEWRYQSCASPCVPTCSDPDATRCQFLPPVEGCFPRCPKNMVLDEVTRRCVYTEDCVSLPPTPTPFAYVTRSNRTTTAPLPIPTTTTTTSTTTTTTTTTRPTTTTTTTRATTTTSTTIRSTTTTATSTTTTPATTPSTTLATERVTTLLTPTSSTSPSATPTTIVSTTLTPTTPTESTTLRTTETTPTQTQTTTVTTTVTSATPSTVPTGATTAPSTTSRPSHTSPSIPTSTTITAPSTSPPHPTSPTLTPTTVVTTTSTSATFEPETTTKSTTTPQPPPADTTVATEATTPTDTPTTTAPPPTTIEPTTEPVTTEIVTSPATIPVTEETSTTHPFLLPTIPCTPPYSYRIDECVELICFNGELLLHNSSLHCRYNTTQPQCSLLGMPILVNTDPCCPQWQCPCRCTVMSDLRVITFDGNNVALYDNGSYILVNLPRETIIGTVEKCPTSQSVNSIRRTSPTGGTSGLCFKKLNITTSFYRIIINRLDRKVTVNYRPARLPFSRQSLYVEDTGSMYLIHTPGGISIQWYHSTGIMVLQYIAPNNTSVPTRGLCGCCDGNPEDDLKLPNGTVVRELGDMMIFLQAWRVHTTDETEHTRRVGDNCTTGDCSTCLSMLYQSAFTPCHGKVPPEQFCDIIWAGDLHYKDHQCDFLAAYVAVCYTHQVCINWRRHNFCPLRCPPGKEYQPCVSTCTSRTCLNRDYYEETTCSFIREECVCRSGTILHRADSPYCVTEDRCVCTDNEGNPRAPGEVWNGSARSCCLYKCMENGSVVAVEPDCSAVPTPLCEREGEYVLDVLEEGACCPKKICDCNMTICDSEAPPCDNGNRLVIGYSALSCCPEYRCECDPMACPPVSTPECREDQFLVEVRGQKSCCYSYLCVCESCIEPIPTCSNGEILAVDLNTTSSCCPQYHCVCDVNLCPQSSVSCAPGLSLVQTAIPGHCCPQHHCECQCEDSSFPICQVGEVLMEVPDSNTNCGCPQRTCQKAEVCLFQGVTVLGPGQSLVQYFEGELCYTVQCLHHKDPDSGYYAMEITSVNCSQKCGPHQVYVPSTDPQVCCGSCKNISCTFTNENGTTELFTAGSSWVENCTRYDCMETAVGAVILASGVVCPPFNDTECIQNGGVVQSYVDGCCRTCKEDGKTCKRVAIRTTIRKDDCRSNAPVTVYSCDGKCPSATIFNFNINSHARFCKCCRESGLQTRSVALYCSRNATVVEYNFQEPLDCSCQWN; from the exons ATGAACTTAAAGTGGACAGTGAAACGATTTCTTCTTATGTCGTTTTCAGTCTCCCACTTGCTGTTACTTGAGG GAGTTCAGAGTCGACTTTCAGTGGCAgaaggaagaccacagag aagaGCTAATGCACTCCGGAGGAAACGGGATCTCCTCGGGGAGGAG ACGTACAGACCATTGCTGTCAGAGGGTACTCTGTCACGCAGTATTTTGCACAACTACACAGCCAGAGATTCCTCTTCAG AATACTGCGGCTGCCTCAATGGCGGCTGGTGTCAGGAAGGTGGGGTGTGTGACTGTGCCCAGTTCCAGGCATTGGGAGACCGCTGCCAGATCA TACCTAACCAGGGCCAGGATAGAGATGGGATCTGCAGGTCATGGGGTCAGCACCACTATGAAACATTTGATGGAATATATTTCTACTTCCCTGGAACCTGCTCTTACATTTTGGCCCAGGATTGTCACTCAACTACACCGCAGTACACAGTGTGG GTTCACAACAGCAGAGTGTGTGAGGGgagtgtgtatttatgtccgaGAGCTCTCAGTCTGTTCTTCCCAAACGAGGAGGAGATCCACATCTCGGGATATCGGGTCCACCAGGGAGGTCGCAG GTTAAGTTTACCACAGACCGTGGGCGGTGTCTTTATTGAACGACTGGCTGATTACCTGCTCGTGAAGAGCGTGTTTGGCTTCTCTTTGGCCTGGGATGGAGGCTCGGGCGTCTACCTGAAGATGAGCGAGGAGCACCAAGGCGCCCCTTGTGGCCTGTGTGGAAACTTCAACAATGTTGCTGGTGATGACCTCACCACTGCTCGCG GTATTCGGACTGATGAACCTGCACTGTTTGCTAACAGCTGGGCAGTGGACCTTGCTCATGAACGAGCCTGTCCCTCAGTGGATCTTGACTTTAGTGGGCCCTGCCAGTCTGAGTCAGACATGGAT GATGCTATAGAGAAATGCAGTGCGCTtctctttttcccctttttgtccTGTCATGAAAACATCGATCCCAATCCCTTTGTTGCCAGTTGTGTCTCTGACCTTTGTGT ctctgatgatgaGGAAACTTTTTGTCGAGCCTTGGTGGAGTACACCCGAGCATGCTCCCATGTTGGATATCCCGTAAGAGAGTGGAGAGACAGCTTCCCTTCTTGCA ATGACGGCTGTGAGGAGAGTTTTGTGTATAGAGACTGTATCAGCTGCTGTCCACCTACCTGTACATTTGAGAAAGAATGCCTGGGAACCAACCTGCATTGTCTGGATGGCTGCTACTGTCCTGATG GTCTCATCCTGCAGAATGGAACATGCATTGCTGCCTCTCAGTGTCCATGTGTTTATCATGGAACGTCATATGTACAAGGACAGGTGCTACAACAGGGATGCAGTGTCTG tgtgtgCATGGGTGGTGTGTGGAACTGCACTGAGAATAACTGCACAG TTGAATGTTCAGTGGTTGGGGACGTGTTTGTGACGACGTTTGACGGAAGGATGTTTCTCCAGCCAGGGGCGTGTCAGTATGTCCTGGCAAAgagccgcagcagcagcagattcaCCATCACACTACAATATACTACTTGTGCAGAG cagcaggtgtgtatTCAGTCAGTGACAGTAGTGCTGGATGAAGATGTAAGTCGCCAAATCACTTTGACAAGAGAGGGGGAGGTGATAATTGGTGTAAACCCAGCGCCTGCCCTGCCATATGTCGATG ATGCAGTCGAGGTGCGGAAGCTGACCTCTGTGTTCACACAGCTGAAGACTGGGATTGGTTTCAGGCTGCATTATGACGGTCGAGGCGGAAGGGTCTATGTGCAGCTTGACAGCCAGTGGCGCGGACAGACGCTGGGACTCTGTGGAACCTACAATGGAAATCTACGAGATGATTTCCT GTCTCCAGCGGGTATGATAGAGGGCACTCCGCAGCTTCATGCCAGTGCTTGGAAGGTGTCATCTGCCTGTGTTGCTCCAGTTAATCTACCTATTACAGACCCATGTGAGATGAATCAGCACAACG TATTCTACGCATCCCAGTGTGAGGTGCTTTTGGGCACTGTGTTTGCTCCGTGCCATGGCTACATCAGTCCAAACATCTACCAGCAGCAGTGCCGCTATCAGGCCTGCCGCTGTGGGAGCAGCTGTTTGTGCACTGCACTGGCTCATTACGCTTACCTTTGCTCCAAACATGGAGTCAACATTAATTTCAGATCACAAGTCTCTGAGTGTG GAGTGGTGTGTCTTGGTGGAATGATGTACCACTCGTGTGTGTCGTCTTGTGGCCGGTCCTGTCGGGCAATGTCCAGCAATGAGACATGTACCCCTGATGATTGTGCCGAGGGATGCGGCTGTCCAGACGGCAGTTTTTATGATGATGTGCGCCAGCGCTGTGTGCAGCT GTCGCAGTGTCACTGTTATTCCATGGGTGGGGTGTCACAACCAGGAGAGGTGACCTTCAGTGCCTCTGGGCCCTG CCTGTGCAGAAATGGGAAGATGGAGTGTGTGCCAGAGGAAAAAG AGCCAGATAGTATAGAAGTCGGGGAGTGTCCAGAGGGGAAAGTGTACCACAGCTGCACTGAGCAGAGGGGAGGAGTGGCCTGTGCACCAACCTGCCGCAACCTGATGTTGAACCTGACGTGCCCACCCAGTACACCATGCATACCTGGCTGTGTCTGCCCTTCTGG GCTGGTGCTGCACCAGGGGGAATGTTATTATCCAGAAAATTGCCCTTGTTCCTGGCTTGGACTTGAGTACCTGCCTGGAGAAACTGTGGAAACACCATGCTACAAATG CGTGTGTCACCGTGGCTATTTTAACTGCAGCTACTCCCCGTGTCCAGCTGTGTGTACTGTTTACAGCGACAGGCACTACCACACCTTTGATGGCCTCGAGTATGACTACCACTCTGACTGTCAGGTCTACTTGCTCAAA AGTGCAGGAGAGACCGAGGTATCCATTGTTGCCCAAAACAAAGACTGCTATGAGAGCGGCATTGTGTGCATGAAAATCCTGGTCATTCACGTGGGACTTACCAAGATCTACTTCACTGACAATTCTGGCAACCTT AGCCCTTCCACTGTTGTTGGTCGAGGGTCAGAGTTTGAGCTCTGGAAAGCCGGCTACTACACTGTCATCCACTTCTCAAATCAGGACCTGACCATCCTTTGGGACCGCAAGACGACTGTGCACATCAGAGCTGGACCTCAGTGGAAG GGTCTTCTCAGTGGGTTATGTGGAAATTTTGACAGTGTGACAGCGAATGATATGACCACCTCCAGCCACATGGAAGTCAGTAATGCACAGACATTCGGCGATAGCTGGGCCCTGGGACAG tGTGAAAGCGACTATGTACTTGAGCGACCATGTGAAGGGGACTTAGGGAGACAGCCGTACGCCAAAAGAGAGTGCGCTCTCCTCTACAGCGATGTCTTTGCACCTTGTCACAATGTT GTTGATGTGGCCTGGTTCTACAGGAACTGCCTAACAGACACTTGCAATTGTAACCGTGGGGGAGACTGTGAGTGTCTCTGCACGTCCATCGCTGCATACGCATACAAATGCTGTCAGCAGGGGGTCACAATTCACTGGAGATCACCTTCTGTCTGTC CCTATGATTGCGAGTACTACAATCAAG AGCTAGGCGATGGCCCATTTTCCTTGGTGAGTGCAGTCTATAAAGACACCATGTTTGGAGTGAATCGTACCAGCAGCTCTGTTTTTCCCCTGGTAAGAGAAAGACCAGGGCAGTTGCCTGCCCCAGGTCTACTGTTCAACTTCATGATCACAGCAGGATTGCAGAAGGACAGAACATCAC GTGTTCCCATGGTGTCGCTGGAGTCTGCAGAGAGACCCAACTACTTCCTTGTTGTGTCAGGGCGCAGCCGTCTGCAGTTGGAGCAGTGGAGTCGAGGGGTGGAGTTCAGTCGTAGAGCAACCTTTATCCAGCACCAGGGGCTGATTCTCCCAGGTCACACTTCATTTGAGCTTGTGGCCCAGCCCGGAGTTTTTTTGACACTCACACGCACTGCTGCACGAGCCCAGAGATACGACACCTCACAGGGCTTCaaagccagcagcagcttcacACTGGAGG AGAGCACTTTTGTAATACCTTACCGTATGATGTGTGAGTGGCGCTACCAGTCCTGTGCAAGTCCTTGTGTCCCCACGTGCAGTGACCCAGATGCTACACGCTGCCAGTTTCTTCCTCC TGTAGAAGGTTGCTTTCCACGATGTCCAAAGAACATGGTCCTTGATGAAGTCACTAGAAGATGTGTCTACACAGAGGACT GTGTGTCTCTTCCCCCAACTCCAACCCCGTTTGCATATGTGACGCGGTCTAACAGGACTACTACAGCACCACTGCCAATACCTACGACTACAACAACAACTTCtactaccaccaccaccactaccaccACAAGGCCGACAACAACCACCACCACTACTAGAGCCACCACTACCACCTCCACTACTATCAGGTCCACAACAACCACTGCCACTTCTACCACCACCACTCCTGCTACTACTCCCAGCACAACATTAGCCACTGAGCGTGTCACCACTCTGCTCACCCCAACTTCATCCACGTCTCCATCTGCTACTCCCACCACTATTGTTTCAACTACTCTCACTCCCACAACCCCGACAGAAAGCACCACTCTCAGGACAACTGAAACAACCCCCACTCAAACGCAAACTACTACGGTGACTACAACAGTtacctctgcaacgccttccacTGTACCCACTGGAGCCACTACAGCCCCCTCCACTACTTCTCGTCCCTCCCATACCTCACCCTCAATTCCTACCTCCACCACCATTACCGCACCATCCACATCCCCGCCTCATCCAACATCCCCCACCTTAACACCCACTACAGTTGTTACAACTACCTCCACCTCAGCTACTTTTGAACCTGAAACCACTACCAAATCCACAACCACTCCTCAACCTCCTCCAGCAGATACGACTGTCGCCACAGAGGCCACCACTCCAACAGACACTCCAACAACTACAGCACCCCCTCCAACAACCATCGAGCCCACCACTGAGCCTGTAACTACAGAGATAGTCACAAGTCCTGCAACCATTCCTGTAACAGAGGAAACATCAACCACTCACCCTTTCCTTTTGCCCACTATTCCCTGTACA CCCCCATACTCCTATCGCATTGATGAGTGTGTTGAGCTGATCTGTTTTAATGGAGAGCTGCTGCTTCACAACTCTTCTCTTCACTGTCGCTACAACACCACCCAACCTCAGTGCAGTCTGCTGGGCATGCCTATCCTGGTTAACACAGACCCCTGCTGTCCGCAGTGGCAGTGCCCAT GTCGCTGCACTGTAATGTCAGACCTGCGTGTGATCACATTTGATGGTAATAATGTAGCCTTGTACGACAATGGCTCCTACATCTTGGTTAACCTGCCCAGAGAGACTATTATTGGCACTGTGGAGAAATGTCCAACTAGTCAG AGTGTGAATTCCATCAGACGAACT AGCCCTACAGGTGGAACATCTGGACTTTGTTTTAAGAAGCTGAACATTACTACCTCTTTCTACAGAATTATAATCAACCGACTCGATCGGAAG GTTACAGTAAATTACAGACCTGCTAGACTTCCGTTCTCACGTCAGTCCCTTTATGTGGAAGATACAGGAAGCATGTACCTTATCCACACACCTGGCGGGATCAGTATACAGTGGTATCATAGCACGGGCATTATGGTGCTACAGTATATTGCTCCTAATAATACATCTGTGCCCACTCGAGGCCTGTGTG GTTGCTGCGATGGGAACCCAGAAGATGACCTGAAACTGCCCAATGGCACAGTGGTGAGAGAGTTGGGAGACATGATGATCTTCCTACAGGCATGGAGAGTCCACACCACCGATGAGACCGAACACACACGCAGGGTCGGAGACAACTGCACCACTGGCGACTGCTCCACCTGTCTCTCTATGCTTTACCAAAGCGCTTTCACACCATGCCACGGCAAG GTGCCTCCGGAGCAGTTCTGTGACATCATTTGGGCAGGTGACCTTCATTACAAGGACCACCAGTGTGACTTCTTGGCAGCCTACGTGGCGGTCTGCTACACACATCAAGTCTGCATCAACTGGAGACGACACAACTTCTGCC CACTCCGGTGTCCCCCTGGTAAGGAGTATCAGCCATGTGTGAGCACTTGCACCAGCCGCACTTGTCTAAACAGAGATTACTACGAGGAGACTACCTGTTCCTTCATCAGAGAAGAGTGTGTGTGCCGCAGTGGAACTATCCTGCACCGTGCTGATTCACCTTACTGTGTAACCGAGGACCGTTGTG TGTGCACAGATAATGAGGGTAACCCCCGGGCCCCAGGCGAGGTGTGGAATGGCTCTGCTCGGAGCTGCTGTCTCTACAAGTGTATGGAAAATGGCTCTGTGGTGGCTGTGGAACCAGACTGCAGCGCCGTGCCTACTccactgtgtgagagagagggagagtatGTGCTGGATGTGCTGGAAGAAGGAGCCTGCTGCCCAAAGAAGATCTGTG ACTGCAACATGACCATCTGTGATAGTGAAGCTCCACCTTGTGATAATGGGAACAGGCTAGTGATCGGTTACAGCGCTCTTTCCTGCTGTCCAGAGTACCGCTGTG agtgtgaccccatggCGTGCCCTCCTGTGTCTACCCCAGAGTGCAGGGAAGATCAGTTTCTAGTTGAGGTCAGGGGGCAAAAGTCCTGCTGCTACTCTTACCTGTGTG TGTGTGAGTCATGTATCGAGCCCATTCCAACTTGCTCGAACGGAGAAATTCTGGCTGTGGATCTGAACACCACCAGCAGCTGCTGTCCACAGTACCACTGTG TCTGTGATGTCAATCTGTGCCCTCAATCATCTGTGAGCTGTGCACCTGGTCTCTCTCTTGTCCAAACTGCCATTCCCGGGCATTGCTGCCCCCAGCATCACTGTG AATGCCAATGTGAGGACAGTTCTTTCCCCATCTGTCAGGTG GGGGAGGTGCTGATGGAGGTTCCAGACAGCAACACCAACTGTGGCTGTCCTCAGCGTACATGCC agaagGCAGAGGTGTGTCTTTTCCAAGGGGTGACAGTGCTGGGCCCAGGCCAGTCTCTGGTTCAGTACTTTGAGGGAGAACTGTGCTACACTGTCCAGTGCCTGCATCATAAAGATCCAGACTCGGGTTATTATGCCATGGAAATCACCTCTGTCAACTGCTCCCAAAAATGTGGACCA CATCAGGTGTATGTACCATCTACAGACCCTCAGGTGTGCTGTGGTTCCTGTAAAAATATCTCCTGTACTTTCACTAATGAAAACGGGACAACGGAGCTTTTCACT GCAGGGAGTTCCTGGGTGGAGAACTGCACACGTTACGACTGCATGGAAACTGCAGTGGGAGCGGTGATACTTGCCTCTGGGGTGGTTTGCCCACCTTTCAATGATACAGAATGTATTCAG AATGGCGGTGTTGTTCAGAGCTATGTGGATGGCTGTTGCAGGACAT GTAAAGAGGACGGCAAGACATGTAAGCGGGTGGCCATCCGGACTACCATTAGAAAAGATGATTGCAGGAGCAATGCACCg GTTACAGTATATTCCTGCGACGGGAAATGTCCATCAGCCACCATATTCAACTTTAACATCAACAGTCACGCCAGATTCTGTAAATGCTGCCGTGAGAGTGGACTGCAGACCCGCTCCGTCGCACTCTACTGCTCTCGCAATGCCACAGTCGTGGAGTACAACTTCCAAGAGCCTCTGGACTGTTCGTGCCAGTGGAACTAA